A single genomic interval of Streptomyces sp. BA2 harbors:
- the fabG gene encoding 3-oxoacyl-ACP reductase FabG, whose protein sequence is MSTTEQRVAVVTGAARGIGAATAVRLAAEGRAVAVIDLDEAACKDTVTHITAAGGKAIAVGCDVSDEAQVEAAIARIADELGAPTILVNNAGVLRDNLLFKMSADDWDMVMNVHLRGAFLMSRAIQKHMVDAKFGRIVNLSSSSALGNRGQVNYAAAKAGLQGFTKTLAKELGKFGVTANSVAPGFIVTEMTKATADRVGMGFEDFQAAAATQIPVQRVGRPEDIANAIAFFTGDEAGFVSGQVMYVAGGPLN, encoded by the coding sequence ATGTCCACCACTGAGCAGCGCGTCGCGGTCGTGACCGGAGCAGCGCGAGGCATCGGCGCGGCGACCGCCGTGCGTCTGGCCGCCGAAGGCCGCGCCGTCGCGGTGATCGACCTCGACGAGGCCGCCTGCAAGGACACCGTCACGCACATCACCGCTGCCGGTGGCAAGGCGATCGCCGTCGGCTGCGACGTGTCCGACGAGGCTCAGGTCGAGGCGGCCATCGCCCGGATCGCCGACGAGCTCGGCGCGCCCACGATTCTCGTGAACAACGCCGGCGTGCTCCGCGACAACCTCCTCTTCAAGATGAGCGCGGACGACTGGGACATGGTCATGAACGTGCACCTGCGCGGTGCGTTCCTGATGTCCCGCGCGATCCAGAAGCACATGGTGGACGCCAAGTTCGGCCGCATCGTGAACCTCTCCTCGTCCTCCGCGCTCGGCAACCGCGGCCAGGTGAACTACGCCGCGGCCAAGGCGGGACTGCAGGGCTTCACCAAGACCCTCGCCAAGGAGCTCGGCAAGTTCGGCGTCACCGCGAACTCCGTGGCCCCCGGCTTCATCGTCACCGAGATGACCAAGGCCACCGCCGACCGCGTCGGCATGGGCTTCGAGGACTTCCAGGCGGCGGCCGCCACGCAGATCCCGGTACAGCGCGTCGGCCGCCCCGAGGACATCGCCAACGCCATCGCCTTCTTCACGGGCGACGAGGCGGGCTTCGTCTCGGGACAGGTCATGTACGTGGCCGGCGGCCCGCTCAACTAG
- a CDS encoding EamA family transporter, translated as MSTAASGLSVGRGLFYLIIAGTAWGTAGAAAALVFNASDMGPVSLSFWRCAGGFVLLFAVRLVRSRRRSAGAAVGAPLRRRLPRIVATGVALAVFQTAYFAAVESTGLAVGTVVTMGAGPVLIAIGARLTMGERLGRGGVVAVGGALAGLVVLVLGGGEASVRPLGVGWGLLSAAAYAAMTLLTRWWGRDGGADSADTTVWSFAVVSVCLLPLAAVEGLVPHAAEPARMGLYLLYIVVIPTAVAYALYFAGAAVIRSATVSVITLLEPLSAAVIAVVLLGEELTVSTVLGTLVMLAAVTGLAVAETAAVRRETVLA; from the coding sequence GTGTCGACTGCTGCCTCCGGCCTGTCCGTCGGACGAGGCCTCTTCTATCTGATCATCGCCGGGACGGCCTGGGGCACCGCCGGTGCCGCCGCCGCGCTGGTCTTCAATGCCAGCGACATGGGACCGGTCAGCCTGTCCTTCTGGCGCTGTGCGGGCGGCTTCGTGCTGCTGTTCGCCGTCCGTCTGGTGCGCTCGCGCCGACGCTCCGCGGGCGCCGCCGTGGGTGCGCCGCTGCGGCGCAGGCTGCCGCGGATCGTGGCGACCGGCGTGGCCCTCGCCGTGTTCCAGACCGCCTACTTCGCGGCCGTCGAGTCGACCGGACTCGCGGTCGGCACGGTGGTCACGATGGGGGCGGGGCCCGTACTCATCGCGATCGGGGCGCGGTTGACCATGGGGGAGCGGCTCGGGCGCGGCGGTGTCGTCGCGGTGGGCGGGGCGCTTGCCGGGCTCGTGGTGCTCGTCCTGGGCGGCGGGGAGGCGAGCGTGCGTCCGCTGGGCGTCGGGTGGGGGTTGCTCTCGGCGGCCGCGTACGCCGCGATGACGCTGCTGACGCGGTGGTGGGGGCGGGACGGCGGCGCCGACTCGGCCGACACGACGGTCTGGTCGTTCGCCGTGGTGTCCGTCTGCCTGCTGCCGCTCGCCGCGGTGGAGGGGCTTGTCCCGCACGCCGCGGAACCGGCCCGGATGGGCCTTTACTTGCTATACATCGTCGTGATCCCGACGGCGGTCGCCTACGCCCTGTACTTCGCGGGCGCCGCCGTCATCCGGTCCGCGACCGTCTCCGTGATCACGCTCCTCGAGCCGCTGAGCGCGGCGGTCATCGCGGTCGTGCTGCTCGGCGAGGAACTCACCGTGTCGACGGTGCTCGGCACCCTGGTGATGCTGGCGGCGGTGACGGGCCTCGCGGTCGCGGAGACGGCCGCTGTGCGGCGGGAGACGGTGCTGGCCTGA
- a CDS encoding DUF3037 domain-containing protein, producing the protein MTEQPPPTARDVFEYALVRVVPRVERGEQFNAGVVVYCRAKSFVAARTHLDEGKLRALDPEADLGGIRAALGAVERICAGGEEAGQAERDDAGRRFRWLIAPRSTVVQPGPVHTGLTADPAAEVDRLLDLLVK; encoded by the coding sequence GTGACCGAGCAGCCACCGCCGACCGCGCGGGACGTCTTCGAGTACGCCCTGGTGCGCGTCGTGCCGCGTGTGGAGCGCGGGGAGCAGTTCAACGCGGGCGTGGTGGTCTACTGCCGGGCCAAGTCCTTCGTGGCCGCCCGTACGCATCTCGACGAGGGCAAGCTGCGGGCCCTGGACCCGGAAGCCGATCTCGGGGGCATCAGGGCCGCGCTCGGCGCCGTGGAGCGGATCTGCGCGGGGGGCGAGGAGGCAGGCCAGGCCGAGCGGGACGACGCCGGACGGCGCTTTCGGTGGCTGATCGCGCCACGCTCGACCGTCGTACAGCCGGGTCCTGTGCACACGGGTCTCACGGCGGATCCTGCCGCAGAGGTGGACCGACTCCTGGACCTCCTGGTCAAGTAA
- a CDS encoding Rieske (2Fe-2S) protein, with amino-acid sequence MTLSKEPLPQLSRRSAVAAAGVVSLAAALAACGESDDGYDSDAAGEQTPDEAAGGAAGAALAKTSEIPVGGGKIFKEEGVVVTQPTKGEFKAFSNRCTHKQCPVTSVEGGTINCPCHGSKFSITDGSVKASPAPKPLPAAEISVDGDSITLA; translated from the coding sequence ATGACCCTTTCGAAAGAACCTCTTCCCCAGCTCTCCCGCCGTTCGGCCGTCGCCGCGGCGGGCGTCGTCAGCCTGGCCGCCGCCCTCGCCGCCTGCGGTGAGAGCGACGACGGTTACGACTCCGACGCGGCCGGGGAGCAGACGCCCGACGAGGCCGCCGGTGGCGCGGCGGGGGCCGCGCTCGCCAAGACGTCGGAGATCCCGGTGGGCGGCGGCAAGATCTTCAAGGAGGAGGGGGTGGTGGTGACCCAGCCGACGAAGGGCGAGTTCAAGGCCTTCTCGAACCGTTGCACTCATAAACAGTGTCCGGTGACGAGCGTGGAGGGCGGCACCATCAACTGCCCTTGCCACGGCAGCAAGTTCTCCATCACCGACGGGAGCGTGAAGGCCTCCCCGGCGCCGAAACCGCTGCCCGCCGCCGAGATCAGCGTCGACGGCGACTCGATCACCCTGGCCTAG
- a CDS encoding pyridoxamine 5'-phosphate oxidase family protein yields MAVTQRRGRRIMMSPGELDAYLTTERTCRVATVSGDGAPHVSALWFAWDGTSLWLFSITRSKRWADLRGDQRIAVVIDSGVEYGELRGVELSGTAVFVAESPRMGDPCPELEAPERLFAQKYFGMDSMPYDGKHAWIRLTPDAITSWDFRKLAGLQARP; encoded by the coding sequence ATGGCCGTCACACAGCGCCGTGGCCGCAGGATCATGATGTCGCCCGGCGAGCTCGACGCCTACCTCACCACGGAACGCACCTGCCGGGTCGCGACCGTGTCCGGTGACGGCGCCCCGCACGTCAGCGCCCTCTGGTTCGCCTGGGACGGCACGTCCTTGTGGCTCTTCTCGATCACCCGCAGCAAGCGCTGGGCCGACCTGCGGGGCGACCAGCGGATCGCCGTGGTGATCGACTCGGGCGTGGAGTACGGGGAGCTGCGGGGCGTGGAGCTTTCCGGGACGGCGGTCTTCGTCGCCGAGTCACCGCGGATGGGCGATCCCTGCCCCGAACTCGAAGCCCCTGAGCGGCTCTTCGCCCAGAAGTACTTCGGGATGGACTCGATGCCGTACGACGGGAAGCACGCGTGGATCCGGCTCACCCCCGACGCGATCACGTCCTGGGACTTCCGGAAACTGGCGGGACTACAGGCCCGCCCCTGA
- a CDS encoding FMN-binding negative transcriptional regulator: MLIHPWDAPRSDAEWQHWLADHDFGQLAVNGLPGEPPHVQPAHFAFESGHGPLGRVITHLARPNPLWPALEADPEVLLSVVDDYVYVPGPWQAPPDTPPEHGVPTSFYAAVQLRCTARIVDAPEEKAELLNRQVAHFQPEGGSAPAAVGEAPFGRMLSGIRALCLEVTDVRAKFKYASHKPQEVQDRIATGLANRAGPRDAAAHTHQLRRR, from the coding sequence ATGCTGATCCACCCCTGGGACGCCCCACGCTCCGACGCCGAGTGGCAGCACTGGCTCGCGGACCACGACTTCGGCCAGCTCGCGGTGAACGGCCTCCCCGGAGAGCCGCCGCACGTACAGCCCGCCCACTTCGCCTTCGAATCCGGCCACGGCCCGCTCGGCAGGGTGATCACCCACCTGGCGCGCCCCAACCCGCTGTGGCCCGCGCTCGAAGCCGATCCGGAAGTGCTGCTCAGCGTGGTGGACGACTACGTATACGTGCCGGGCCCCTGGCAGGCGCCCCCGGACACCCCGCCCGAGCACGGCGTGCCGACGAGCTTCTACGCCGCCGTCCAACTCCGCTGCACCGCCCGCATCGTGGACGCCCCGGAGGAGAAGGCCGAGCTCCTCAACCGCCAGGTCGCCCACTTCCAGCCGGAGGGCGGCTCGGCCCCGGCAGCGGTGGGCGAGGCCCCCTTCGGCCGCATGCTCTCCGGCATCCGCGCCCTGTGCCTCGAAGTGACCGACGTACGAGCAAAGTTCAAGTACGCCAGCCACAAGCCGCAGGAGGTCCAGGACCGAATAGCCACGGGCCTGGCAAACCGCGCCGGCCCCCGCGACGCAGCAGCACACACCCACCAACTACGCCGCCGCTGA
- a CDS encoding pyridoxamine 5'-phosphate oxidase family protein, producing MSVASESGIETGVETATDTASYAPTDLTVPTRGRDRAAYDQELVHAILDEAYVCHLGFVRDGAPVVLPTLYGRVGERLYVHGSTGSRPLRMAAGAPQKDPGLSVCLTVTHVDGLVLARSAFHHSINYRSVVIHGTAHQVTDPEEKRAALDALVDHVVPGRSADSRPANAKELAATAVLSLDLAAVSAKVRTGGPNDDPEDLGLPHWAGVVPLRKGHDPLVPSADLASGIDVPDYLIEL from the coding sequence ATGAGCGTCGCATCCGAGTCCGGCATCGAGACCGGCGTCGAGACCGCCACCGACACCGCCTCGTACGCGCCGACCGACCTCACCGTCCCCACCCGCGGGCGGGACCGTGCCGCGTACGACCAGGAGTTGGTGCACGCGATACTCGACGAGGCCTACGTCTGCCACCTCGGTTTCGTGCGCGACGGCGCCCCCGTCGTGCTGCCGACGCTGTACGGCCGGGTGGGCGAGCGCCTGTACGTGCACGGTTCGACGGGATCCAGGCCACTGCGGATGGCGGCCGGCGCCCCACAGAAGGATCCGGGCCTGTCGGTCTGCCTGACCGTCACCCACGTCGACGGCCTGGTCCTCGCCCGGTCGGCCTTCCACCACTCGATCAACTACCGCTCCGTGGTGATCCACGGCACCGCCCACCAGGTCACGGACCCCGAGGAGAAGCGCGCCGCCCTCGACGCGCTCGTCGACCACGTCGTGCCGGGCCGCTCCGCCGACTCCCGCCCCGCGAACGCGAAGGAGCTCGCGGCGACCGCCGTGCTCAGCCTCGACCTCGCCGCGGTCTCCGCCAAGGTGCGCACCGGCGGCCCGAACGACGACCCCGAGGACCTCGGCCTCCCTCACTGGGCCGGCGTCGTCCCGCTGCGCAAGGGCCACGACCCGCTCGTCCCGTCGGCCGACCTCGCTTCCGGCATCGACGTACCCGACTACCTGATCGAACTGTGA
- a CDS encoding SDR family oxidoreductase codes for MTVQDSGKAALVTGASRGIGYGIAEALVARGDRVCITGRNEDALKEAVEKLGADRVIGVAGKAHDEAHQAVAVERAMEAFGRVDFLINNAGTNPVFGPIAELDLNVARKVYETNVISALGFAQQTWKAWQSENGGAIVNIASVAGVAPSPFIGAYGMSKAAMVNLSLQLAHEFAPKVRVNSIAPAVVKTKFAQALYEGREEEAAAAYPLGRLGVPEDIGGAAAFLTSSQSDWITGQTLVVDGGIFLNAGVS; via the coding sequence ATGACTGTGCAGGACAGCGGAAAGGCCGCGCTCGTCACGGGCGCGAGCCGCGGCATCGGCTACGGCATCGCGGAGGCGCTCGTCGCCCGCGGTGACCGCGTGTGCATCACCGGACGCAACGAGGACGCGCTGAAGGAGGCCGTCGAGAAGCTCGGCGCCGACCGCGTCATCGGCGTCGCGGGCAAGGCCCACGACGAGGCCCACCAGGCGGTCGCCGTCGAGCGCGCCATGGAGGCCTTCGGACGGGTCGACTTCTTGATCAACAACGCCGGTACGAACCCCGTGTTCGGGCCGATCGCGGAGCTCGACCTCAATGTGGCGCGCAAGGTCTACGAGACCAACGTGATCTCGGCGCTCGGCTTCGCCCAGCAGACCTGGAAGGCCTGGCAGAGCGAGAACGGCGGCGCGATCGTGAACATCGCCTCCGTCGCGGGTGTCGCCCCCTCGCCGTTCATCGGCGCGTACGGCATGAGCAAGGCCGCCATGGTCAACCTCAGCCTGCAGCTCGCGCACGAGTTCGCGCCGAAGGTGCGGGTCAACTCGATCGCGCCCGCCGTGGTCAAGACCAAGTTCGCCCAGGCGCTGTACGAAGGCCGCGAGGAGGAGGCCGCCGCCGCGTACCCGCTGGGACGGCTCGGTGTGCCCGAGGACATCGGGGGCGCCGCCGCGTTCCTCACGTCAAGCCAGTCCGACTGGATCACGGGGCAGACACTCGTGGTCGATGGCGGCATCTTCCTCAATGCGGGCGTCAGCTGA
- a CDS encoding LysR family transcriptional regulator, translating into MLNLERLRTLDALARHGSVSGAAAGLHVTTSAVSQQMTKLEREVGQQLLAKNGRGVRLTDAGRLLAEHAARILSQVELAQSDLEEQRGKAVGELRISAFPTAMRGLLPATLTALRAGHPGLRVRSQEMEPQPGVAAVVRGDIDLAVVLDWYNKPLPMPGGLVKASLLDDPADVAMPAAHPLADRAEVDLEEFVDDEWIAWAEGEFCHEWLMFTLRAKGIEPRIAHRAEEHHTQLALVAAGLGVCVAPQLGRDPMPAGVRTVPVRHRVRRHVYVVWRADADRRPSIRAAVEALQVAGAGLR; encoded by the coding sequence ATGTTGAACCTGGAGCGCCTGCGCACGCTCGACGCACTGGCCCGGCACGGCTCGGTCAGCGGCGCCGCGGCCGGGCTGCACGTCACGACGTCGGCCGTCTCCCAGCAGATGACCAAACTGGAACGCGAGGTGGGCCAGCAGCTCCTCGCCAAGAACGGCCGCGGAGTGCGCCTCACCGATGCCGGAAGGCTGCTCGCCGAGCACGCCGCGCGCATCCTCTCCCAGGTCGAGCTCGCCCAGTCCGACCTGGAGGAACAGCGCGGCAAGGCCGTCGGCGAGCTGCGGATCTCCGCGTTCCCCACGGCGATGCGCGGCCTGCTGCCCGCCACGCTCACCGCCCTGCGTGCCGGCCACCCCGGCCTGCGCGTCCGCTCCCAGGAGATGGAGCCGCAGCCCGGAGTGGCCGCCGTGGTGCGCGGCGACATCGACCTGGCGGTCGTCCTCGACTGGTACAACAAACCGCTGCCGATGCCCGGAGGCCTGGTCAAGGCGTCCCTCCTCGACGACCCCGCCGATGTCGCGATGCCCGCGGCGCACCCCCTCGCCGACCGCGCCGAAGTGGACCTGGAGGAGTTCGTGGACGACGAGTGGATCGCCTGGGCGGAGGGGGAGTTCTGCCACGAGTGGCTGATGTTCACGCTGCGCGCCAAGGGCATCGAGCCGCGGATCGCGCACCGCGCCGAGGAGCACCACACCCAGCTCGCGCTGGTGGCCGCGGGCCTCGGCGTGTGCGTGGCACCCCAGTTGGGGCGCGATCCGATGCCGGCCGGGGTCAGGACCGTTCCGGTGCGCCACCGGGTGCGCCGCCATGTGTACGTGGTGTGGCGCGCGGACGCTGACCGCCGCCCCTCGATCAGGGCGGCGGTGGAGGCGCTCCAGGTGGCGGGGGCCGGGCTGCGCTAG
- a CDS encoding HipA family kinase: MLTEVTVVRYATPLREGGSLPGLVEAADGRGTYAPYVMKFTGAGQGRKTLVAEVICGQLARGLGLRVPGLAQVWLDPVLGLGEPDQQVQELLKSSGGPNLGMEYLSGALGFDPLAYDVDAAEAGRVVWFDALINNVDRSWRNPNMLLWHGDLWLIDHGASMIWHHNWRTAETAAAKPYDASDHALAPFGPDIATAAAELAPLVTEELLAAAVADVPDAWLVDEPGFDDPDAVRRAYVAALLPRAKTIHERIQLPETLSGPQRKGADQ, from the coding sequence ATGCTCACCGAAGTCACCGTGGTCCGCTACGCCACGCCCCTGCGGGAGGGCGGATCGCTCCCCGGCCTCGTCGAGGCCGCCGACGGCCGGGGAACGTACGCGCCGTACGTCATGAAGTTCACCGGGGCCGGACAGGGCCGCAAGACGCTCGTCGCCGAGGTGATCTGCGGGCAGCTGGCGCGCGGCCTCGGGCTGCGGGTGCCGGGCCTCGCGCAGGTCTGGCTCGACCCGGTGCTCGGCCTCGGCGAGCCCGATCAGCAGGTGCAGGAGCTGCTCAAGTCGAGCGGCGGACCGAACCTCGGGATGGAGTACCTCTCGGGTGCGCTCGGTTTCGACCCGCTCGCGTACGACGTCGACGCGGCCGAGGCGGGCCGCGTCGTGTGGTTCGACGCGCTCATCAACAACGTGGACCGCTCCTGGCGCAACCCGAACATGCTCCTGTGGCACGGCGACCTGTGGCTCATCGACCACGGCGCGAGCATGATCTGGCACCACAACTGGCGCACCGCCGAGACCGCCGCCGCCAAGCCGTACGACGCGTCCGACCACGCCCTCGCCCCCTTCGGGCCGGACATCGCCACGGCCGCCGCCGAGCTCGCCCCGCTCGTCACCGAGGAGCTGCTCGCCGCCGCCGTGGCCGACGTGCCCGACGCGTGGCTGGTGGACGAGCCGGGCTTCGACGACCCCGACGCCGTACGCCGTGCCTATGTGGCGGCACTGCTGCCGCGCGCCAAGACCATCCACGAACGGATCCAGCTGCCCGAGACCCTGTCCGGGCCGCAGCGGAAGGGTGCCGACCAGTGA
- a CDS encoding aminotransferase class I/II-fold pyridoxal phosphate-dependent enzyme gives MLGEYRIEGRRAAEIAASVERAVGGGGLEPGQLLPPMRELAERLGVNPNTVAAAYRTLRERGVIETAGRRGSRVRPKPATTVRELIRVDVPDGVRDVSNGNPDTALLPPLAEAFAAAAAEGDRRPVLYGEEAVDPEMTRHARVALDEDGVPDGPVAVTSGSLDAIERVLAAHLKPGDAVAVEDPGWGSLLDLMPVLGLRTVPVGVDDHGPLPAEVEDALRGGVRALIVTDRAQNPTGAAISAPRARALRKVLSAHKDVLLVEDDHGHAIVDLPLHPLAGVTRSWAFIRSTAKAYGPDLRLALLTGDAVTVDRVQGRQRLGPGWVSHVAQRAVVRLWTDGAVDTGEVAASYGKRRDALIAALAQRGVTAHGRSGMNVWVPVPDETGAVARLLHAGWAVAPGARFRMSARPGVRITVSTLGDADIEVVADAVASATGPAPARRYE, from the coding sequence GTGCTAGGAGAGTATCGGATCGAAGGCCGGCGCGCAGCTGAGATCGCTGCCAGCGTGGAGCGTGCGGTGGGGGGCGGAGGCCTGGAGCCGGGTCAACTCCTGCCGCCGATGCGCGAGTTGGCGGAGCGACTCGGGGTGAATCCCAATACGGTGGCCGCCGCCTACCGCACGCTGCGCGAACGCGGCGTCATCGAGACGGCGGGGCGGCGCGGCAGCCGCGTACGCCCCAAGCCCGCGACGACGGTGCGTGAGCTGATCCGCGTGGACGTGCCGGACGGTGTGCGTGACGTGTCGAACGGCAATCCGGACACCGCGCTGCTTCCGCCGCTCGCCGAGGCGTTCGCGGCGGCCGCCGCCGAGGGCGACCGGCGTCCCGTGCTCTACGGGGAGGAGGCCGTGGACCCCGAAATGACCCGCCACGCGCGCGTGGCCCTCGACGAGGACGGGGTGCCGGACGGTCCTGTCGCCGTCACCTCCGGGTCCCTCGACGCCATCGAGCGCGTGCTGGCCGCCCACCTCAAGCCCGGCGACGCCGTCGCGGTCGAGGATCCCGGCTGGGGCAGCCTGCTCGATCTGATGCCGGTGCTCGGACTGCGCACGGTCCCGGTGGGCGTCGACGACCACGGGCCGCTGCCCGCAGAGGTGGAGGACGCGCTGCGCGGCGGCGTACGGGCGCTCATCGTCACCGACCGCGCCCAGAACCCGACGGGCGCCGCGATCAGTGCCCCACGCGCGCGTGCGCTGCGAAAAGTCCTCTCCGCGCACAAGGACGTGCTGCTCGTCGAGGACGACCACGGCCATGCCATCGTCGATCTGCCGCTGCACCCGCTGGCGGGCGTGACCCGCAGCTGGGCGTTCATCCGCTCCACGGCCAAGGCGTACGGCCCTGACCTGCGCCTCGCCCTGCTCACCGGGGACGCCGTCACCGTCGATCGCGTCCAGGGGCGGCAGCGGCTCGGCCCCGGGTGGGTGAGTCACGTCGCGCAGCGCGCCGTCGTGCGGCTGTGGACGGACGGGGCGGTGGACACGGGTGAGGTGGCCGCGTCCTACGGGAAGCGGCGTGATGCCCTGATCGCCGCGCTCGCCCAGCGGGGCGTCACGGCGCACGGGCGCAGCGGCATGAACGTATGGGTGCCCGTGCCGGACGAGACCGGGGCCGTCGCCAGGCTGCTGCACGCGGGGTGGGCCGTCGCTCCGGGGGCGCGCTTCCGGATGAGCGCGCGGCCCGGGGTGCGGATCACGGTGTCGACGCTCGGGGACGCGGACATCGAGGTGGTGGCGGACGCCGTAGCCTCCGCCACCGGGCCCGCCCCCGCGCGGCGCTATGAGTGA
- a CDS encoding DMT family transporter has product MRVTTTPPGSSVTASPATLEAAQPKRRRALGWRLRFGILSLIWGFSFLLIKVGTEGYAPFQVTLGRLLFGTVVVAAVLVMKRERLPRGVRTWAHLTVSALLLNALPFSLFAYAELTIPSTLAGICNATSPLWGMALSMVALSEDRPTRRRVAGLGIGFLGVLTVLGAWQGFSGIDLRGTSLALLASLSYPVGWIYVRRTLAGSGHSNLSLTGAQLLVATVELAVVTPLFTSLPTHFPVVPLLAVVALGAVGTGLAFLIQYGLVSEVGPTTAQMVTYFVPVIATAAGVAVLGESLSWSTPVGAVIILAGAALTQSRPRDRARNRPDHS; this is encoded by the coding sequence ATGCGCGTCACCACCACCCCTCCCGGCTCCTCCGTCACCGCCTCCCCCGCCACCCTTGAAGCCGCTCAACCGAAGCGCCGCCGCGCCCTCGGCTGGCGCCTGCGTTTCGGCATCCTCTCGCTGATCTGGGGCTTCAGCTTCCTGCTGATCAAGGTCGGCACGGAGGGCTATGCCCCCTTCCAAGTCACCCTGGGCCGCCTGTTGTTCGGCACCGTGGTCGTCGCGGCCGTCCTCGTGATGAAGCGCGAGCGACTGCCGCGCGGGGTACGGACATGGGCGCACCTCACGGTCTCCGCGCTGCTGCTCAACGCCCTGCCGTTCTCGCTCTTCGCGTACGCGGAGCTGACGATCCCGTCCACGCTGGCCGGCATCTGCAACGCGACCTCGCCCCTGTGGGGCATGGCGCTCTCCATGGTCGCCCTCTCCGAGGACCGGCCGACGCGGCGCAGGGTCGCGGGGCTCGGCATCGGCTTCCTCGGCGTGCTCACGGTGCTCGGCGCCTGGCAGGGCTTCAGCGGCATCGACCTCCGTGGCACGTCGCTGGCGCTGCTCGCCTCGCTGAGCTATCCGGTCGGCTGGATCTACGTGCGCCGCACCCTGGCAGGATCCGGTCACTCGAACCTCTCGCTGACGGGCGCACAGCTGCTGGTCGCCACCGTCGAACTGGCCGTCGTGACGCCGTTGTTCACCTCGTTGCCCACGCACTTCCCCGTCGTGCCGCTCCTCGCCGTCGTGGCACTGGGTGCCGTCGGCACCGGGCTCGCCTTCCTGATCCAGTACGGCCTCGTCTCCGAGGTCGGTCCGACGACGGCCCAGATGGTCACGTACTTCGTCCCTGTCATCGCCACCGCGGCGGGCGTCGCCGTGCTCGGCGAGTCCCTGAGCTGGTCGACGCCGGTCGGCGCTGTGATCATCCTGGCGGGTGCGGCGCTCACCCAGTCCAGGCCCCGTGATCGCGCCCGGAACCGGCCCGATCACTCATAG
- a CDS encoding cysteine hydrolase: MPSHEQLRELLDPATTVLLTVECQQGVVGTESALPELADEARSSGCLANVARLVSAAHQAGVQVLHAVAERRPDGRGANRNARLFRAAGRLPVQQLSGTRAVRIAPPIEVAEEDFVVRRLHGLSPLAGTDVDPLLRNLGCRTLLVTGVSANVAIPNAVFDAVNLGYTAVVPSDAIAGVPSDYAPAMIRNTLALVATIATTEEVLGSWKRPGPV; encoded by the coding sequence ATGCCGTCGCACGAACAGCTCAGGGAACTCCTCGACCCCGCCACCACCGTGCTGCTGACCGTCGAGTGCCAGCAGGGCGTGGTGGGGACGGAGAGCGCACTGCCCGAACTCGCCGACGAGGCACGCTCGTCGGGCTGCCTCGCCAATGTCGCGCGGCTGGTATCCGCCGCCCACCAGGCCGGGGTCCAGGTCCTGCACGCCGTCGCCGAACGGCGTCCCGACGGGCGCGGCGCCAACCGCAACGCCCGCCTCTTCCGTGCCGCGGGGCGACTGCCCGTGCAGCAGCTCTCCGGGACCAGGGCCGTGCGGATCGCACCGCCCATCGAGGTGGCCGAGGAGGACTTCGTCGTACGGCGGCTGCACGGGCTCTCGCCCCTGGCGGGCACGGACGTCGACCCGCTGCTTCGCAACCTGGGCTGCCGCACCCTCCTGGTGACCGGTGTGTCGGCGAACGTGGCGATACCGAACGCCGTCTTCGACGCCGTGAACCTGGGCTACACCGCCGTCGTGCCCTCGGACGCCATCGCGGGAGTCCCCTCCGACTACGCACCCGCGATGATCCGCAACACGCTCGCCCTGGTGGCCACCATCGCCACCACCGAGGAGGTCCTCGGCAGCTGGAAGCGTCCCGGGCCGGTGTGA